One Eurosta solidaginis isolate ZX-2024a chromosome 5, ASM4086904v1, whole genome shotgun sequence DNA segment encodes these proteins:
- the LOC137252653 gene encoding glutaminyl-peptide cyclotransferase-like isoform X1 codes for MSYPKKKDALNVSGVLKMRNLTDSNRSNLYPKFPDDNDHFNRTLAGIMRPRVVGTPGHTEVENFIKRELSTLGFSTDVDQFAQTVPILGNITFSNIIGILNPNAHDFLALACHYDSKYFKDDPGFVAATDSAVPCAIMLNTAKTLSVYLQGNFKGRQDLGLMYIFFDGEEAIKDWTDNDSLYGARHLAAKLSSTRSSIGLGRGIDQIEVLVLLDLIGASNPKFYSFYPNTHGLHRSLSDIEMSLSASGKLEGRNLMFMRRPSSGFVDDDHKPFLQLNVPILHLIPTPFPPQWHTSNDNAANLHWPSIRNFNKIFRAFVFEYLQQHKKHVNLRAAIN; via the exons ATGAGTTATCCAAAGAAGAAAGACGCGTTAAATGTTTCTGGTGTTTTAAAGATGAGGAATTTAACGGACTCAAATCGCAGCAATCTATATCCCAAG TTTCCAGATGACAATGACCATTTCAATCGTACATTGGCCGGCATAATGCGTCCCAGGGTTGTTGGTACACCTGGCCATACAGAAgtggaaaattttataaaaag AGAACTCAGCACGTTAGGATTTAGCACGGATGTTGATCAATTCGCTCAAACAGTTCCCATATTGGGCAACATTACATTTAGCAATATTATCGGCATATTGAACCCCAACGCTCATGATTTCTTGGCGCTAGCCTGTCATTATGACAGCAAATATTTCAAAGATGATCCTGGCTTTGTAGCAGCCACCGATTCAGCGGTACCATGCGCTATTATGCTAAATACAGCTAAGACTTTATCGGTGTATCTTCAGGGAAACTTTAAAGGCCGCCAAGATCTTGGATTGATG TATATATTTTTCGATGGAGAAGAAGCAATTAAGGACTGGACAGATAACGATTCTTTATATGGCGCTCGTCACTTGGCAGCTAAGTTATCAAGTACACGATCTTCAATTGGTTTGGGACGTGGCATTGATCAAATA GAGGTGTTAGTACTACTCGATTTAATTGGGGCTTCAAATCCTAAATTCTATAGTTTTTATCCGAATACCCATGGTCTACACCGTAGTTTATCCGATATCGAAATGTCTCTCTCAGCATCTGGTAAACTTGAAGGTCGTAACTTAATGTTTATGAGAAGACCATCGTCCGGATTTGTGGATGACGATCACAAACCGTTTTTGCAACTGA ATGTGCCGATATTACATCTTATACCCACACCATTTCCACCACAGTGGCACACTTCGAATGATAATGCAGCAAATTTGCATTGGCCATCTATTCGGAACTTCAACAAAATATTTCGtgcttttgtttttgaatatttgCAACAACACAAGAAGCATGTGAATCTACGAGCTGCGATtaattag
- the LOC137252653 gene encoding glutaminyl-peptide cyclotransferase-like isoform X2 has product MLFRALFISCLCAQMVLTAIAVGFTEFPDDNDHFNRTLAGIMRPRVVGTPGHTEVENFIKRELSTLGFSTDVDQFAQTVPILGNITFSNIIGILNPNAHDFLALACHYDSKYFKDDPGFVAATDSAVPCAIMLNTAKTLSVYLQGNFKGRQDLGLMYIFFDGEEAIKDWTDNDSLYGARHLAAKLSSTRSSIGLGRGIDQIEVLVLLDLIGASNPKFYSFYPNTHGLHRSLSDIEMSLSASGKLEGRNLMFMRRPSSGFVDDDHKPFLQLNVPILHLIPTPFPPQWHTSNDNAANLHWPSIRNFNKIFRAFVFEYLQQHKKHVNLRAAIN; this is encoded by the exons ATGCTATTTAGGGCTTTGTTTATTTCATGTCTGTGCGCGCAAATGGTCTTGACTGCTATTGCTGTTGGTTTCACGGAA TTTCCAGATGACAATGACCATTTCAATCGTACATTGGCCGGCATAATGCGTCCCAGGGTTGTTGGTACACCTGGCCATACAGAAgtggaaaattttataaaaag AGAACTCAGCACGTTAGGATTTAGCACGGATGTTGATCAATTCGCTCAAACAGTTCCCATATTGGGCAACATTACATTTAGCAATATTATCGGCATATTGAACCCCAACGCTCATGATTTCTTGGCGCTAGCCTGTCATTATGACAGCAAATATTTCAAAGATGATCCTGGCTTTGTAGCAGCCACCGATTCAGCGGTACCATGCGCTATTATGCTAAATACAGCTAAGACTTTATCGGTGTATCTTCAGGGAAACTTTAAAGGCCGCCAAGATCTTGGATTGATG TATATATTTTTCGATGGAGAAGAAGCAATTAAGGACTGGACAGATAACGATTCTTTATATGGCGCTCGTCACTTGGCAGCTAAGTTATCAAGTACACGATCTTCAATTGGTTTGGGACGTGGCATTGATCAAATA GAGGTGTTAGTACTACTCGATTTAATTGGGGCTTCAAATCCTAAATTCTATAGTTTTTATCCGAATACCCATGGTCTACACCGTAGTTTATCCGATATCGAAATGTCTCTCTCAGCATCTGGTAAACTTGAAGGTCGTAACTTAATGTTTATGAGAAGACCATCGTCCGGATTTGTGGATGACGATCACAAACCGTTTTTGCAACTGA ATGTGCCGATATTACATCTTATACCCACACCATTTCCACCACAGTGGCACACTTCGAATGATAATGCAGCAAATTTGCATTGGCCATCTATTCGGAACTTCAACAAAATATTTCGtgcttttgtttttgaatatttgCAACAACACAAGAAGCATGTGAATCTACGAGCTGCGATtaattag